One window from the genome of Penaeus monodon isolate SGIC_2016 chromosome 2, NSTDA_Pmon_1, whole genome shotgun sequence encodes:
- the LOC119582851 gene encoding uncharacterized protein LOC119582851 isoform X24, protein MEKLGRYFHWPRKHVRPHRARDRPSPVHPITFRRLRPKSMRFSITASTTAETTMATEPPTTTSGPDRGSTSTPTPTTTVEITTVSGTTLPTTTEITGPTTTAGITTTGSTVTTTEGPTTTAGPMVITTEGPTTTVGPTVTTTEVPVTEQTAPTTQAPDVETTIQTTTKAPVTEPPVTAAPTQAPDTETTTKEQTEPPVTQAPDTETTTKTEVTAKQTESPVTAAPATQAPDTETTTKAKEQTEAPATAAPAPDTETTTKEETKAPTAAPAPDTETTTKAQKQTEAPATPAPAPDTETTTKAQEQTEAPVTAAPVTAAPVTAAPITAAPAPETTTKAKEQTEAPTAAPAPETTTKAKEQTEPPVTAAPVPAPETTTKAQEQTEAPVTAAPAPETTTKAKEQTEAPVTAAPVPAPETTTKAKEEQTDAPATAAPAPETTTKAKEQTDSPVTAAPVPAPETTKAPEPVTEAPAPEPVTDAPVEVTTAQFNTSGFTGSVSTYFTIGTSDSSTITISFGVEIILKMTKEKTFTFVFVLQVRSSGTVTETFSSMASLAALSGVRQETVMGRAEVNEEGTDTTTFVSALDRQNKTSTSNNTECLYTMEVILMKIQFTNKLTGELYPCDLDNQANAEPPYLEIIDHYNNTVINRYCYLDKNVSIHSFGDQMFGYIVTNGDPNIVPDIQAVQIKEEFCCGGVFYGAFRVPLIIPSPDYPQYKPHMRCPFVFRCDEDYDDCVIRLEFENFNLASNDVSRSRRQALNESDFGNGTAATTLAPYVPPTGPDFNRTICAGEDVVRVSQCGSISAINSREFCADNPPSQVYTGYKEVLMYFDSNDERQDQGFVIKFTPKDRRKWIYSDAELEPKCTCAHNLPNQIRKYFRKRNKNKTNKAKANKEPLRRVRREEREKLKERRTVEKEGKLPERRKRKQKNEENKDRSTNDQGKKREDDVEGPKRRRKKMKKMEGGDSNTEGQNKGKNGRDKEEKDGEKPQGRKKKRMNVGDKDRDAENQKKKNGGDIEENVNGPKRRRKNGGGGNEENAKRQKRRRKNGGGGNEENAKRQKRRRKKIGNTNASENEGGNQREQKKIAKDRRKDTLLEKKEKRLQRKNKNGEEDMPMTRAFNGKTNRKRQQYPWLVSVIQYERPLVKNKVKGDRPVERLCGGTLLSDRYVLTTTSCCTYCKTVWEKKNKKNIKLRKKRDAEGENNKMANKRKRRKKEEDKKGEVKEGEDDMDTEKKGGNQRRRRKNKKTNEELENGGNNRDKDEKAKGIGKGKGMKRGDKKTDKENDNDDDNKGKGKGKKKGDKKNDKENDNDDDDKGKGKRKKKGHKKKNDNQNDNDDANKNKKRRKGEKRGNKKKEDREKGAGNGQGDTAPRQNQNKRRNPLKKDVGAIIGEGSINIKKLGDVKPLKIGGIFIPSDCYDKMGKTELNGEPLYPVECPVLLKLKKKVKFNRFIKPMCMPIFDKIKINKERAASLGYGTRKASKTEPSKIPAEVINMRVLKKCEKRLKMKLDKTMICTKGKKKSGHMCFFDEGAPLLNVKVTGSGYKQHANLYGALVVPSCQLEDKKKKKNRREKRDTDENEPKEKRRKLRRRKQETPGTATASKPRQEAKRQGKEGAPGDRPKRKKKLRKMGDVGGEESQQTKPKKLRRKLGRQGQKDKKSILQDGGGDEYNPRKYNKFYIDVWVNIRSYKKWILNVVFNKKKAKACQRPKHFKSVPDIAKKFEIEDPCPF, encoded by the exons ATGGAAAAGCTTGGCCGGTATTTCCATTGGCCACGCAAGCACGTGAGACCTCACCGCGCGAGAGACCGACCTTCGCCTGTCCATCCAATCACCTTTCGTCGCCTAAGGCCTAAGTCCATGCGCTTCTCCATCACAGCTTCCACGACGGCGGAAACCACGATGGCCACGGAGCCTCCGACGACCACCTCAGGGCCGGACCGAG GAAGTACCTCAACGCCTACACCCACAACCACGGTTGAAATTACAACAGTTTCTGGTACGACTCTACCTACAACAACAGAAATTACAGGCCCTACAACAACTGCAGGTATCACAACTACAGGATCTACAGTTACAACCACAGAAGGTCCAACAACAACAGCTGGACCTATGGTTATAACTACAGAAGGTCCTACAACAACAGTTGGACCCACAGTTACAACTACAGAAG TGCCCGTTACAGAACAAACGGCGCCGACAACGCAAGCTCCAGATGTAGAGACTACTATTCAAACTACAACTAAGG CCCCAGTTACAGAACCTCCAGTAACAGCAGCACCAACACAAGCCCCAGATACAGAAACAACCACGAAAG AACAAACGGAACCACCAGTGACACAGGCGCCCGATACAGAAACTACCACGAAAACTGAAG TAACTGCAAAACAAACGGAATCGCCTGTAACGGCAGCACCTGCAACGCAGGCGCCAGACACAGAAACTACCACGAAAGCTAAAG AGCAAACGGAGGCTCCAGCAACAGCAGCACCAGCGCCTGATACAGAAACCACCAcaaaag AGGAAACGAAAGCTCCAACAGCAGCTCCAGCGCCAGATACAGAAACTACCACAAAAGCTCAAA AGCAAACGGAAGCGCCGGCAACACCAGCACCAGCGCCAGATACAGAAACTACCACAAAAGCTCAAG AGCAAACAGAAGCTCCGGTAACTGCAGCTCCGGTAACTGCAGCTCCGGTAACTGCAGCTCCGATAACTGCAGCTCCTGCACCAGAAACTACCACAAAAGCTAAAG AACAAACGGAAGCTCCAACAGCAGCGCCAGCACCGGAAACTACCACAAAGGCTAAAG AACAAACGGAGCCACCAGTAACTGCAGCACCTGTACCTGCGCCTGAGACTACCACAAAAGCCCAAG AGCAAACAGAAGCTCCAGTAACAGCGGCACCTGCACCGGAAACAACCACAAAAGCTAAAG AACAAACAGAAGCACCAGTAACTGCAGCACCGGTACCTGCACCAGAAACTACCACAAAGGCTAAGGAAG AGCAAACAGATGCCCCAGCAACAGCAGCGCCTGCACCAGAAACTACCACAAAAGCTAAAG AGCAAACGGACTCACCAGTTACTGCAGCACCGGTACCTGCACCAGAAACTACAAAAGCTCCAG AACCAGTGACAGAAGCACCCGCACCGGAACCTGTAACGGACGCCCCAGTAGAAG TGACCACAGCCCAGTTCAACACGTCCGGTTTCACTGGGTCTGTCTCAACATATTTCACCATTGGGACAAGCGACTCCTCTACCATTACAATATCCTTTGGAGTGGAAATCATTCTAAAGATGACAAAAGAGAAGACCTTTACGTTCGTGTTTGTCCTGCAG GTGCGCTCTTCAGGCACAGTTACAGAAACCTTCAGCTCCATGGCGTCGTTAGCAGCGTTGAGTGGTGTTCGACAAGAAACCGTAATGGGCAGAGCAGAAGTGAACGAAGAGGGAACAGACACCACCACTTTCGTTTCGGCACTGGACAGGCAGAACAAAACGTCCACAAGCAACAACACAGAGTGTCTCTACACCATGGA GGTGATCCTGATGAAAATCCAGTTCACTAATAAGCTGACAGGCGAACTATACCCGTGCGATTTGGACAACCAGGCGAATGCTGAGCCCCCCTATTTGGAAATTATAGACCATTATAACAACAC CGTCATCAATAGATATTGTTACCTGGACAAAAATGTGAGCATCCACTCATTTGGCGACCAGATGTTTGGCTATATTGTGACCAACGGAGATCCAAATATTGTTCCAGACATTCA gGCGGTTCAAATAAAGGAAGAATTCTGTTGTGGCGGCGTGTTCTATGGAGCCTTCCGTGTGCCACTCATCATACCGTCGCCGGATTATCCTCAGTACAAACCCCACATGCGATGTCCTTTCGTCTTCAGG TGCGACGAGGACTACGACGACTGCGTCATCCGTCTCGAATTCGAAAACTTCAACCTCGCCTCCAACGACGTCAGCCGAAGCCGTCGCCAAGCGCTGAACGAAAGCGACTTCGGGAACGGGACAGCTGCCACCACCCTCGCCCCGTACGTCCCGCCGACCGGACCCGACTTCAACCGGACGATCTGCGCCGGCGAGGATGTGGTTCGGGTCAGCCAGTGCGGGTCCATCTCGGCGATCAACTCTCGCGA gTTCTGCGCGGACAACCCTCCCTCGCAAGTCTACACAGGATACAAAGAAGTGCTGATGTATTTCGACTCGAATGACGAAAGGCAAGACCAGGGCTTCGTGATCAAGTTCACGCCGAAGGACAGGAGGAAAT gGATTTATTCTGACGCCGAACTCGAGCCGAAGTGCA CGTGCGCGCACAATCTTCCCAACCAAATAAGAAAGTACtttagaaagaggaataagaacaaGACCAATAAAGCGAAGGCAAACAAGGAGCCTCTGCGCCGcgtgaggagagaagaaagggaaaaactgaaGGAGAGGAGAACGGTCGAGAAGGAAGGTAAACTCcccgaaaggaggaagaggaagcaaaagaatgaagaaaataaggACAGGAGCACTAACGACCagggcaaaaagagagaggatgacgtCGAAGGcccaaagaggaggaggaagaaaatgaagaaaatggagggaggagaCAGCAACACCGAGGGCCAAAACAAGGGAAAGAAcggaagagacaaagaggagaaggaCGGCGAGAAACcacagggaaggaagaagaagagaatgaatgtaggagacaaagacagagacgccgagaaccaaaagaaaaagaatggaggAGACATCGAGGAGAACGTCAACGGtccaaagaggaggaggaagaatggaggcGGAGGGAACGAGGAGAACGCCAAACgccaaaagaggaggaggaagaatggaggcGGAGGGAACGAGGAGAACGCCAAACgtcaaaagaggaggaggaagaagatcggAAACACGAATGCATCCGAAAACGAAGGAGGGAatcagagagaacaaaagaagatCGCGAAGGACAGACGGAAGGACACATTactagagaagaaggaaaagagacttcaaaggaagaataaaaatggagaggaagacaTGCCTATGACACGAGCCTTTAACGGGAAGACGAACAGGAAGCGGCAGCAATACCCGTGGCTG GTCAGCGTGATACAATATGAGCGACCTCTCGTGAAAAACAAGGTCAAAGGTGATCGCCCTGTTGAGAGACTCTGCGGTGGAACACTCCTGAGTGACAGATACGTCCTCACTACGACCTCCTGCTGCACCTATTGCAA AAccgtttgggaaaagaaaaataagaagaatattaaATTGCGGAAGAAGAGAGACGCAGAAGGAGAGAACAATAAGATggcaaataagagaaagagaaggaagaaagaggaagacaagaagggcgaagtaaaagaaggagaagacgacatggatacagagaagaaaggaggtaaccagaggagaagaagaaagaacaagaaaacaaacgagGAATTAGAGAACGGTGGCAACAATAGGGACAAAGACGAGAAAGCGAAGGGAATtggcaaaggaaaaggaatgaagagaggagacaagaagacCGACaaggaaaacgataatgatgatgataacaaaggaaaaggaaaaggaaagaaaaaaggagacaagaAGAACGATaaggaaaacgataatgatgatgatgacaaaggaaaaggaaaacgaaagaaaaagggacaCAAGAAGAAGAACGACAACCAAAACGACAATGACGAcgcgaacaagaacaagaaaagacgaaaaggagagaagagaggcaacaagaagaaagaagacagagagaagggcgCCGGGAACGGCCAGGGGGACACCGCCCCCCGGCAGAACCAGAACAAGAGGCGCAACCCACTGAAGAAGGACGTGGGCGCGATCATCGGCGAGGGCAGCATCAACATCAAGAAACTCGGGGACGTCAAGCCACTGAAGATCGGCGGCATCTTCATCCCGAGCGATTGCTACGACAAGATGGGCAAGACGGAGCTAA ACGGCGAACCCCTGTACCCGGTCGAGTGCCCCGTGCTACTGAagctgaagaagaaggtgaaATTCAACAGGTTCATTAAGCCCATGTGCATGCCGATTTTCGATAAGATCAAAATCAACAAGGAGAGAGCAGCTTCCCTGGGCTACGGGACCAGAAAAGCGTCGAAGACAG aaCCCTCCAAGATACCGGCTGAAGTGATTAACATGCGCGTGCTGAAGAAGTGCGAGAAGAGGCTGAAGATGAAGCTGGACAAGACTATGATCTGtacgaagggaaagaaaaagagcggACACATGTGCTTC TTCGACGAGGGAGCACCTCTCCTGAACGTCAAAGTAACAGGCAGCGGATACAAGCAACATGCTAACCTTTATGGTGCCTTG GTTGTGCCTAGCTGCCAGCttgaagacaagaagaaaaagaagaaccgcAGAGAGAAGCGAGACACTGACGAAAACGAACCAAAGGA
- the LOC119582851 gene encoding uncharacterized protein LOC119582851 isoform X15, with amino-acid sequence MEKLGRYFHWPRKHVRPHRARDRPSPVHPITFRRLRPKSMRFSITASTTAETTMATEPPTTTSGPDRGSTSTPTPTTTVEITTVSGTTLPTTTEITGPTTTAGITTTGSTVTTTEGPTTTAGPMVITTEGPTTTVGPTVTTTEVPVTEQTAPTTQAPDVETTIQTTTKAPVTEPPVTAAPTQAPDTETTTKEQTEPPVTQAPDTETTTKTEVTAKQTESPVTAAPATQAPDTETTTKAKEQTEAPATAAPAPDTETTTKEQTEAPATAAPAPDTETTTKEQTEAPATAAPAPDTETTTKEETKAPTAAPAPDTETTTKAQKQTEAPATPAPAPDTETTTKAQEQTEAPVTAAPVTAAPVTAAPITAAPAPETTTKAKEQTEAPTAAPAPETTTKAKEQTEPPVTAAPVPAPETTTKAQEQTEAPVTAAPAPETTTKAKEQTEAPVTAAPVPAPETTTKAKEEQTDAPATAAPAPETTTKAKEQTDSPVTAAPVPAPETTKAPEPVTEAPAPEPVTDAPVEVTTAQFNTSGFTGSVSTYFTIGTSDSSTITISFGVEIILKMTKEKTFTFVFVLQVRSSGTVTETFSSMASLAALSGVRQETVMGRAEVNEEGTDTTTFVSALDRQNKTSTSNNTECLYTMEVILMKIQFTNKLTGELYPCDLDNQANAEPPYLEIIDHYNNTVINRYCYLDKNVSIHSFGDQMFGYIVTNGDPNIVPDIQAVQIKEEFCCGGVFYGAFRVPLIIPSPDYPQYKPHMRCPFVFRCDEDYDDCVIRLEFENFNLASNDVSRSRRQALNESDFGNGTAATTLAPYVPPTGPDFNRTICAGEDVVRVSQCGSISAINSREFCADNPPSQVYTGYKEVLMYFDSNDERQDQGFVIKFTPKDRRKWIYSDAELEPKCTCAHNLPNQIRKYFRKRNKNKTNKAKANKEPLRRVRREEREKLKERRTVEKEGKLPERRKRKQKNEENKDRSTNDQGKKREDDVEGPKRRRKKMKKMEGGDSNTEGQNKGKNGRDKEEKDGEKPQGRKKKRMNVGDKDRDAENQKKKNGGDIEENVNGPKRRRKNGGGGNEENAKRQKRRRKNGGGGNEENAKRQKRRRKKIGNTNASENEGGNQREQKKIAKDRRKDTLLEKKEKRLQRKNKNGEEDMPMTRAFNGKTNRKRQQYPWLVSVIQYERPLVKNKVKGDRPVERLCGGTLLSDRYVLTTTSCCTYCKTVWEKKNKKNIKLRKKRDAEGENNKMANKRKRRKKEEDKKGEVKEGEDDMDTEKKGGNQRRRRKNKKTNEELENGGNNRDKDEKAKGIGKGKGMKRGDKKTDKENDNDDDNKGKGKGKKKGDKKNDKENDNDDDDKGKGKRKKKGHKKKNDNQNDNDDANKNKKRRKGEKRGNKKKEDREKGAGNGQGDTAPRQNQNKRRNPLKKDVGAIIGEGSINIKKLGDVKPLKIGGIFIPSDCYDKMGKTELNGEPLYPVECPVLLKLKKKVKFNRFIKPMCMPIFDKIKINKERAASLGYGTRKASKTEPSKIPAEVINMRVLKKCEKRLKMKLDKTMICTKGKKKSGHMCFFDEGAPLLNVKVTGSGYKQHANLYGALVVPSCQLEDKKKKKNRREKRDTDENEPKEKRRKLRRRKQETPGTATASKPRQEAKRQGKEGAPGDRPKRKKKLRKMGDVGGEESQQTKPKKLRRKLGRQGQKDKKSILQDGGGDEYNPRKYNKFYIDVWVNIRSYKKWILNVVFNKKKAKACQRPKHFKSVPDIAKKFEIEDPCPF; translated from the exons ATGGAAAAGCTTGGCCGGTATTTCCATTGGCCACGCAAGCACGTGAGACCTCACCGCGCGAGAGACCGACCTTCGCCTGTCCATCCAATCACCTTTCGTCGCCTAAGGCCTAAGTCCATGCGCTTCTCCATCACAGCTTCCACGACGGCGGAAACCACGATGGCCACGGAGCCTCCGACGACCACCTCAGGGCCGGACCGAG GAAGTACCTCAACGCCTACACCCACAACCACGGTTGAAATTACAACAGTTTCTGGTACGACTCTACCTACAACAACAGAAATTACAGGCCCTACAACAACTGCAGGTATCACAACTACAGGATCTACAGTTACAACCACAGAAGGTCCAACAACAACAGCTGGACCTATGGTTATAACTACAGAAGGTCCTACAACAACAGTTGGACCCACAGTTACAACTACAGAAG TGCCCGTTACAGAACAAACGGCGCCGACAACGCAAGCTCCAGATGTAGAGACTACTATTCAAACTACAACTAAGG CCCCAGTTACAGAACCTCCAGTAACAGCAGCACCAACACAAGCCCCAGATACAGAAACAACCACGAAAG AACAAACGGAACCACCAGTGACACAGGCGCCCGATACAGAAACTACCACGAAAACTGAAG TAACTGCAAAACAAACGGAATCGCCTGTAACGGCAGCACCTGCAACGCAGGCGCCAGACACAGAAACTACCACGAAAGCTAAAG AGCAAACGGAGGCTCCAGCAACAGCAGCACCAGCGCCTGATACAGAAACCACCAcaaaag AGCAAACGGAGGCTCCAGCAACAGCAGCACCTGCGCCTGATACAGAAACCACCAcaaaag AGCAAACGGAGGCTCCAGCAACAGCAGCACCTGCGCCTGATACAGAAACCACCACAAAAG AGGAAACGAAAGCTCCAACAGCAGCTCCAGCGCCAGATACAGAAACTACCACAAAAGCTCAAA AGCAAACGGAAGCGCCGGCAACACCAGCACCAGCGCCAGATACAGAAACTACCACAAAAGCTCAAG AGCAAACAGAAGCTCCGGTAACTGCAGCTCCGGTAACTGCAGCTCCGGTAACTGCAGCTCCGATAACTGCAGCTCCTGCACCAGAAACTACCACAAAAGCTAAAG AACAAACGGAAGCTCCAACAGCAGCGCCAGCACCGGAAACTACCACAAAGGCTAAAG AACAAACGGAGCCACCAGTAACTGCAGCACCTGTACCTGCGCCTGAGACTACCACAAAAGCCCAAG AGCAAACAGAAGCTCCAGTAACAGCGGCACCTGCACCGGAAACAACCACAAAAGCTAAAG AACAAACAGAAGCACCAGTAACTGCAGCACCGGTACCTGCACCAGAAACTACCACAAAGGCTAAGGAAG AGCAAACAGATGCCCCAGCAACAGCAGCGCCTGCACCAGAAACTACCACAAAAGCTAAAG AGCAAACGGACTCACCAGTTACTGCAGCACCGGTACCTGCACCAGAAACTACAAAAGCTCCAG AACCAGTGACAGAAGCACCCGCACCGGAACCTGTAACGGACGCCCCAGTAGAAG TGACCACAGCCCAGTTCAACACGTCCGGTTTCACTGGGTCTGTCTCAACATATTTCACCATTGGGACAAGCGACTCCTCTACCATTACAATATCCTTTGGAGTGGAAATCATTCTAAAGATGACAAAAGAGAAGACCTTTACGTTCGTGTTTGTCCTGCAG GTGCGCTCTTCAGGCACAGTTACAGAAACCTTCAGCTCCATGGCGTCGTTAGCAGCGTTGAGTGGTGTTCGACAAGAAACCGTAATGGGCAGAGCAGAAGTGAACGAAGAGGGAACAGACACCACCACTTTCGTTTCGGCACTGGACAGGCAGAACAAAACGTCCACAAGCAACAACACAGAGTGTCTCTACACCATGGA GGTGATCCTGATGAAAATCCAGTTCACTAATAAGCTGACAGGCGAACTATACCCGTGCGATTTGGACAACCAGGCGAATGCTGAGCCCCCCTATTTGGAAATTATAGACCATTATAACAACAC CGTCATCAATAGATATTGTTACCTGGACAAAAATGTGAGCATCCACTCATTTGGCGACCAGATGTTTGGCTATATTGTGACCAACGGAGATCCAAATATTGTTCCAGACATTCA gGCGGTTCAAATAAAGGAAGAATTCTGTTGTGGCGGCGTGTTCTATGGAGCCTTCCGTGTGCCACTCATCATACCGTCGCCGGATTATCCTCAGTACAAACCCCACATGCGATGTCCTTTCGTCTTCAGG TGCGACGAGGACTACGACGACTGCGTCATCCGTCTCGAATTCGAAAACTTCAACCTCGCCTCCAACGACGTCAGCCGAAGCCGTCGCCAAGCGCTGAACGAAAGCGACTTCGGGAACGGGACAGCTGCCACCACCCTCGCCCCGTACGTCCCGCCGACCGGACCCGACTTCAACCGGACGATCTGCGCCGGCGAGGATGTGGTTCGGGTCAGCCAGTGCGGGTCCATCTCGGCGATCAACTCTCGCGA gTTCTGCGCGGACAACCCTCCCTCGCAAGTCTACACAGGATACAAAGAAGTGCTGATGTATTTCGACTCGAATGACGAAAGGCAAGACCAGGGCTTCGTGATCAAGTTCACGCCGAAGGACAGGAGGAAAT gGATTTATTCTGACGCCGAACTCGAGCCGAAGTGCA CGTGCGCGCACAATCTTCCCAACCAAATAAGAAAGTACtttagaaagaggaataagaacaaGACCAATAAAGCGAAGGCAAACAAGGAGCCTCTGCGCCGcgtgaggagagaagaaagggaaaaactgaaGGAGAGGAGAACGGTCGAGAAGGAAGGTAAACTCcccgaaaggaggaagaggaagcaaaagaatgaagaaaataaggACAGGAGCACTAACGACCagggcaaaaagagagaggatgacgtCGAAGGcccaaagaggaggaggaagaaaatgaagaaaatggagggaggagaCAGCAACACCGAGGGCCAAAACAAGGGAAAGAAcggaagagacaaagaggagaaggaCGGCGAGAAACcacagggaaggaagaagaagagaatgaatgtaggagacaaagacagagacgccgagaaccaaaagaaaaagaatggaggAGACATCGAGGAGAACGTCAACGGtccaaagaggaggaggaagaatggaggcGGAGGGAACGAGGAGAACGCCAAACgccaaaagaggaggaggaagaatggaggcGGAGGGAACGAGGAGAACGCCAAACgtcaaaagaggaggaggaagaagatcggAAACACGAATGCATCCGAAAACGAAGGAGGGAatcagagagaacaaaagaagatCGCGAAGGACAGACGGAAGGACACATTactagagaagaaggaaaagagacttcaaaggaagaataaaaatggagaggaagacaTGCCTATGACACGAGCCTTTAACGGGAAGACGAACAGGAAGCGGCAGCAATACCCGTGGCTG GTCAGCGTGATACAATATGAGCGACCTCTCGTGAAAAACAAGGTCAAAGGTGATCGCCCTGTTGAGAGACTCTGCGGTGGAACACTCCTGAGTGACAGATACGTCCTCACTACGACCTCCTGCTGCACCTATTGCAA AAccgtttgggaaaagaaaaataagaagaatattaaATTGCGGAAGAAGAGAGACGCAGAAGGAGAGAACAATAAGATggcaaataagagaaagagaaggaagaaagaggaagacaagaagggcgaagtaaaagaaggagaagacgacatggatacagagaagaaaggaggtaaccagaggagaagaagaaagaacaagaaaacaaacgagGAATTAGAGAACGGTGGCAACAATAGGGACAAAGACGAGAAAGCGAAGGGAATtggcaaaggaaaaggaatgaagagaggagacaagaagacCGACaaggaaaacgataatgatgatgataacaaaggaaaaggaaaaggaaagaaaaaaggagacaagaAGAACGATaaggaaaacgataatgatgatgatgacaaaggaaaaggaaaacgaaagaaaaagggacaCAAGAAGAAGAACGACAACCAAAACGACAATGACGAcgcgaacaagaacaagaaaagacgaaaaggagagaagagaggcaacaagaagaaagaagacagagagaagggcgCCGGGAACGGCCAGGGGGACACCGCCCCCCGGCAGAACCAGAACAAGAGGCGCAACCCACTGAAGAAGGACGTGGGCGCGATCATCGGCGAGGGCAGCATCAACATCAAGAAACTCGGGGACGTCAAGCCACTGAAGATCGGCGGCATCTTCATCCCGAGCGATTGCTACGACAAGATGGGCAAGACGGAGCTAA ACGGCGAACCCCTGTACCCGGTCGAGTGCCCCGTGCTACTGAagctgaagaagaaggtgaaATTCAACAGGTTCATTAAGCCCATGTGCATGCCGATTTTCGATAAGATCAAAATCAACAAGGAGAGAGCAGCTTCCCTGGGCTACGGGACCAGAAAAGCGTCGAAGACAG aaCCCTCCAAGATACCGGCTGAAGTGATTAACATGCGCGTGCTGAAGAAGTGCGAGAAGAGGCTGAAGATGAAGCTGGACAAGACTATGATCTGtacgaagggaaagaaaaagagcggACACATGTGCTTC TTCGACGAGGGAGCACCTCTCCTGAACGTCAAAGTAACAGGCAGCGGATACAAGCAACATGCTAACCTTTATGGTGCCTTG GTTGTGCCTAGCTGCCAGCttgaagacaagaagaaaaagaagaaccgcAGAGAGAAGCGAGACACTGACGAAAACGAACCAAAGGA